TTCTTTGGTAATTTCTACCATGAGAACTCGTCAAATGTCTCAAAAAGTACGAAGACGTCATCTTCCACTACAAATTCAAAAATAACCTCAAAATCCGGTATTCAAGTGACCGGAAAAGCCTCTGATACCGAGTATAAGACCGTGGTCAAGGACGGGAATTACCTGGTCAGCAAGGCGCGTGGTGTCACATCAAGTGAGAATGCCAGTAATGCATTTAATACCACTAGTTTTGAAAACGGCTTACTTGAAGTGGCCAAGAACCACTTTTCACCCAAGTCATATATCTTCCAAGAAGGTCAATACTTATCTTCAGCAACGGCTTTGAATTGGCTTGATCGTAAATCATCAACGAATTCGCTTGGGTTGAATCCGACTGATAACAAGAAATATGATGATTCACGGGCGCCAATTTACCTACAAACTATCGAAGAACAAGACTTCATGACGCAAGACGGCAATAACCTGAAGCTGAGTGGGATCGTGATTGGTTTGGCCATGAACACGCAAGATTCATATCAAAAGGTGCAGTATGGTGCGACATACACGCAAGATATTGCCAAGGCTGATATGATTGCACATGGTAAGACGATTGCCGCGGAAGTCATCAAGCGTTATCGTGCGATGAAGAGTGTCGGTAAGGATGTCCCAATCGTTGTTGCCATGTATGCGCAAGCCAAGAATGATAGCCTTTCAGGGGGTAGTTTTTACGCCTGGGCCCAATCAAAATCTGGTGATTCACTGGGGACTTGGAATGGCATTAACGACGCAACAGTCGTGCTGCCAATGCAGGATGGGACGACATACGCCAAGGCAGTCGCCACTGAGACGAACAAGAGTTTTGTGAAGTTCCAAGATAACATCGAAGGCTTCTTCCCGAACTTATCATCAGTGACTGCCCAAGCTGCGTTCAATGGGTCGACGGTGAAGGGGATGAATGTGACGGTGACTACCCAATTCTACTCAGCCACAGAAATTCAAAGCTTCGCTAACTACATTTCGCAAGTCGCGCCAAACTATTTACCAACCAATGTCCCCGTCCAGATTCGTGTCCAAACATCGACTGGTCTCCAGGCATTGATTGTGCAACAAAAGAATGAAAAGACCTATACCGTGAATATTATCGGTTCATATTAGTTATCAAACCTCGGTCAAACTGACTGAGGTTTTTCCATGTAAAAATTGGAGGTATCATGTTACTGCAAGTCATCTTACAAGGGATGCTCATCGGGTTTGCCTACTCAGCCCCGATTGGTATGCAGAACTTGTATATTTTTAATAATGCGCTATCAAATCGGCTAAGTAAGGCCTTCCTCTATGCCAGTGTCATCTGGTTAGTCGATGCCGTGTTCTCATTGATCGCGTTTTTAGGTGTCGGCACCTTAATTATGCAAAATGATTTTATCAAATTAGCTGTCATGCTGATTGGTGGGTTAATCGTCAGTTATCTTGGTGGGACGATTATTCGCACGGCCAACGCTGTCCAACTGAATACGATCGAACAAGCGACCACGCTGGGTAAGGTGTTCGTCACGGCGCTGGTATTAAGCTTTGGGAATCCACAGGCTTTAATTGATGGTTCGTTGATGTTGGGGGCGTTGCGAGGCACGTTAGCCGATCGTGAGGTCATGCCATTCTATGGTGGTGTCATCCTAGCAACCGCCATCTGGTTTACGGGTATCACCTTAGCGTTTAATATTTTACGCGATCGTCTATCAAAGAGATTCCTAGTTTGGATTAATTTGATTTCTGGGTTCATCGTCTTGTT
This is a stretch of genomic DNA from Weissella soli. It encodes these proteins:
- a CDS encoding CamS family sex pheromone protein; this translates as MRFAKWIGGGLLVLILGAALVFFGNFYHENSSNVSKSTKTSSSTTNSKITSKSGIQVTGKASDTEYKTVVKDGNYLVSKARGVTSSENASNAFNTTSFENGLLEVAKNHFSPKSYIFQEGQYLSSATALNWLDRKSSTNSLGLNPTDNKKYDDSRAPIYLQTIEEQDFMTQDGNNLKLSGIVIGLAMNTQDSYQKVQYGATYTQDIAKADMIAHGKTIAAEVIKRYRAMKSVGKDVPIVVAMYAQAKNDSLSGGSFYAWAQSKSGDSLGTWNGINDATVVLPMQDGTTYAKAVATETNKSFVKFQDNIEGFFPNLSSVTAQAAFNGSTVKGMNVTVTTQFYSATEIQSFANYISQVAPNYLPTNVPVQIRVQTSTGLQALIVQQKNEKTYTVNIIGSY
- a CDS encoding LysE/ArgO family amino acid transporter — encoded protein: MLLQVILQGMLIGFAYSAPIGMQNLYIFNNALSNRLSKAFLYASVIWLVDAVFSLIAFLGVGTLIMQNDFIKLAVMLIGGLIVSYLGGTIIRTANAVQLNTIEQATTLGKVFVTALVLSFGNPQALIDGSLMLGALRGTLADREVMPFYGGVILATAIWFTGITLAFNILRDRLSKRFLVWINLISGFIVLLYGLHLILEFMKHFF